A region of the Salvia splendens isolate huo1 chromosome 11, SspV2, whole genome shotgun sequence genome:
TAGACCGAAACACAGAAATGGCGAAAAGTAGCTAGATGTTCACATAATACTAAAAAATTTAGTACTTCTTTTGTCCTTTTGTCCCGTAAGGATATGCACAGTTTCTGTTTTAGACGATCTaacaagagtatgcactttttaattttaaaaactcttttcatgtgagactcattttccactaataaaattttaattacatttttttatctcttttttattttattaattaatatacatTAAAATTGTATCCAGTCAAAAGTTCATTTTCCACTTCATATTCTTATGGAAAATGGAAGGAGTCCTTGATAgattaaaatttgattaaaataacAAGTTGAGCCAAAAAACCGGAAATAACAacaataaattattcatataatgACCGGTCAAAAATGATTTTCCATTGAAATAAGGAATGGTACCAGCAGCTGTCAGTCATCTTTTCTTGACTGATTTTGCCGAGACCGAGAGTGGGATGGATTACCGTCGAACCTACCGGCTGTACCAGTTGTCGGTAAAACCTCGGTCGGATAGATTTCAACGGCTGACAATTTTCTGATGTGCACATTCAGCTGGGTCGGCCCAAATGGGCCGTTGGATTATGTTTATTGGGCTAAATCAAATACGCTGAATGGGCCGTTATCGGATCAGCCCAGGGTGGGAGTAGATTTGTTTAGTCCGACCATCACAGGCCCAATGGGCTACAACTAAGCAGTCCTATCCCTAGGCTTGCGTTCAGCCCCATTTTCAATATGTATAGACCTAAAACGACCTACTTTGATCCAATTCAACTTTCTCACATAATTCCAAAATATAGAtgaactactactactattgatTTGTCCAATGAAATCAAAATAGAAAGCTTATGTGGCAGCTATTACAAAAATGTTTACAAATAAACGTTACTTCAACCTACGAAGATACATcggaaaagtaaataaaattgtatttggaaATTGTATCTCACATCGGAAAAGTACATACAGTTGAATTTTGGAAATTGTACATGGATTTGTGAGAGCTTAATTATAAGGACAATTTCCATCCAtcgtgttttgtgttttttccttttattttacttcatttttcttGCTATTTTTGTTGTTAACATAAAAGGAATCAAGCAAAAACAAAAGCACCAAATTCTTCTGTTTGAAGTTGGTATGGGATTGCATATTGCTTAAACAAAATCTGTTCTTTCATTTTAAGTAAACGTTGTGGAACAAGATTGAGAATTAACATGAGATTTGAAGTAGGTAACTCGTCGAAGAGGTAAAAGTCATATTTAGCTCTAACCACCGATCTGTCGAGCAGTCTCTGTCCCTTTGAATAATAGGCTATGTTGTGTGTATGTCGACGTCACAAATATGAACAACCATAATTCATAAAACTAAACGCACTCtgtagtaaaataaaaataaagaattacaGTAGTATAAATATTTGCtaatactgtgaaaatactaaTACCATTAACAAATCAATGAATAAGCCCCAGAATCATCAAATTCCACAACTTGCTCATACATTTCCAAAATTCTGCAATTTAGTAACCGGTGGGGAAATCGCAACTGCCAAATTCtgcacaaaaaaaaacattgtcCCACATTATTACTAACgttctaaatttttttttaaaaatacaataaaaaaacagTACAAACAATTACTACTCCACTAGTTGAGGCAGTTGAAACGTAGCAATAACTTACTAGGAGATTGGGTAACGACATGAGCGGCGCCACCGAAATCACAGCTCCCGCTCAGCCGCGAATTCTTCTGATAGTAGCTGTTGAATGCGTAAGAAGCGTGCGCCTCCACCGTGTTGGGATTGAAACACGCCGCCTCCGGCTGGATCGGACGGCAGTCAGCCCCTCCCTGTCCACAAGCGTAATCCAACGCCGCCTGCAGCTTCTCCTCCCCAACATTCTCACTCGCCACACACCACGTCTGCGCCACCACCGTCGCTGGCACCTGCGCCTTGCTCTCAGTCATATTCTGCCCTCCATTTAGTCCGTCTAATGTTAGTGGTACATCATACACCTTCTCCTCGTTCGGATAGTAAAGGCCGTAGTTCCTCTCCGACGTGGGCCCGGTTTTCTGGTTCTCGTTAAAAAGCGCGAATAGGAACACATTGAGTGAGTCCTTCGGACGGAGCGGCGTCCCTCCGCCGCTGAGGACGCGGCGGACGAGGTTTCCATTATACGCCGCGGCGTTCTCCGGAGTTGCGCCGACTTCTTTTTCATCTCCCTTCGACGGCCATCCGGTTTCGGTGATCACGATCTTAATATCGTCGAAACCGACTGCGGACATAGCAGCGAAAACGGCGTCGGTCTGCGCTTCAAAAAGGCTCTTGTAGACAAGGCCGTTGCCGGAGTCTGGGTTTCCGGCGGCGCTGTTACGGAGCAGGGCGTAGTCGAGGGAGATTGTGTCGGTGTTGTCGATGTAGGCGAAGAAAGGGTAGGCGTTCACCAtaatatatgaattggtttgATTGAGAAATTGGAGCATCGGCTTGATGACGGGCTCGATGAGGTCGGGTTTGAAGGCGCCGGTGGAGGGAGGGTAGGAGGAATTGAGGGCGCTGAGGGCGACGGGGGAGGAGATTTTGATGGAGGAGGAGAGGTTGTGCTTGTCTAAGGAGGCGTAGACGTTTTTCATGGCGGTGAGGAGGGCGGAGGTGGGGGTGGTGGCGGAGTTGGCGAAGACTTCATTGCCGACGGCGATGGCTTCGATGATGGTTTTGGGGTGGAAGGGGAGGATGTTGGATTCGACCCAGGAGTCAGTGTAGGAggtggaggcggcggcggaggcgaggTTGTCGTTGGGGAGGCCGACGGTGAGGGAGATGCCGGAGCCGGAGAAGGCGGAGAGGACGGAGGAGTCGGAGTCGTAGAGCTTGACCTTGGTGACGCCTTGAGATTTGAGGAGCTGGACGACTTGGGAGGGAGAGGGGAGGTTGTCGCCGAGGCGGCCGTAGTTGACTCCGACGGTGCCGGAGTCGGAGAGGGCGGAGTGGAGGGAGGTGAGGAGGAGGAAGCAAAGAGAAATCATTTTTGGGAATGAATTTTTGTGAGAGAATTGTGATGGAAATTGGGTATATGTAGAATCATAGATGGTGTGAGCGTGTTTAGTGAGTGGGGTTAGTGGATCATAtggggggggtggggggggggggtggggttGGGTGGGGTCCCCTGTAAATTATGAGGAAATGAAATACTACGAATTACGCCTATTATCTTATTTAGCGTAATTATATTCGAACATTATAATGTGTGAATATTAATAACATTCTGTACCATttacaaaataagaaaatttagCGTAATATTAATGGAACATTATAATGGGTGgataataggagtaatattaTGTACTCCATCTAGAAAATAAGGAAATTTGTCATTTAAAGGATAATTTTTAGTCAATTCACAATATAAGGAAATTGTTATTCACATTTCTGGTTGATTTTtagttaattttataattttttaattaaaaaatttaatcataatttttgcatatttattaattatcttataaaattaaaattttgatgaacTTTATTATGATTTTCTGTACTTTTTCATCATTATATATTTAACATTTACATAATACTACCTATTTAGAAATCGGTCATCATAATATAGAATAATGATAAGCTATGAAATTATGATTTAACCAAATTTAAATTCACTAATTTTGAAAGCTATGAAATTGACCAGAAGTCAACAAAAAAGTTATGATTTAAATGACAGTTATCCTTACAAAGTACTAGGAGTACTATTATAAGTAGTGTACATATGTTCACAATTTTTGATACAATACGAAAATTCGACACAAAAACCTTATAATTTTTGTATCTTTATCGAGTTGAACCGCTAAAAACTCAACAATTTCATGCTAAGCCAAGTAACCCGTTAAAAATTATGTTATTTCTAAAATTATGTAGAAATCAGGTTCTATTGTGTAAATCATGtttcaaaatcatatttaatCGTGTAAATTAAGTTTCGATTGTGTAAACCAGGtttcaaaatcaaatttaatcgTGTAATACAAGATTTTAGTCGTGTAAATTAGGTTCATGTCGTTATCGTGTTACTATATATCGTGTAGTGTCATTAACGGGTTCGTCACGTATTTAGGGTTCACCTATAATTTTTGTGAGGCAGCAATAGAGATTTGAAAATTTTGCAATTGGTGGTGTATTATTGTGATTTGggagagaaaatgaaatttataCAAAAATAGAGAAACAGTAATAAAAGTAAATTGTAAATAAGAAAAGGGAAATCATTGCAAGAGGAAAGTAAATATCGACTGTTGCCATAATGCTTAAATTGTTTTCTTGTTTGATTCTCCAACGTTTTTGCTCCCTTGTGAACGTTGATGAGTTTTGtttctttaaatttgaaaaCGCTTAATTAACTTACGACAAAATAATgattaattacttaattagtGCTTTTTACAATAATTGCGAATACATTTTGTCCATCACATTTAGttgttactactatattttcatttaataatCATTATGTGTCACCCTCGATTTAATTCTTGAtctgttattttatttattttgtacacatgaaatattaattatactATACTTAATTGTAATAAGTGGAGGAGTTGGCCGGTTTCACCAACATAAAATTTTGGGAAGGTGTGTAATTTCTATACctctattatttatattttttttccttcacaATTTGAGAATTATCTCAACTTATTGAACAGTTTCACCAACATAAAATTTTGGGAAGGTGTGTAATTTCTATACctctattatttatattttttttccttcacaATTTGAGAATTATCTCAACTTATTGAACAGTTTCACCAACATAAAATTTTGGGAAGGTGTGTAATTTCTATACctctattatttatattttttttccttcacaATTTGAGAATTATCTCAACTTATTGAACAAACTCTTGACTATTAGCATAATAGCATTGCATGTTTGGATTTTGGTGGCCTACTTTGGTTGTCAATATGCAATTGGATTCTTCATCGCATATTATTATCAAAAATGTCAAATTTCTTTGAAATGAGAAGAAAAGAGGAAGCGGATTGTGCAAGATAATTTATGTGCCACGCTATATTTGTTGCTTGACATGTATGAATTAGTCTTAGCAACGATAGCTAAACAATTGAAGAGTAATTTATGCAACTTAATTACATTCTTTATGCAAGTTATACGCAATCATTATTCATTATATATGGTGGAAAAATCACTCAATTTTAAGTTTTGATTGTTTATAATTGTGAAAacttactttttttaataattacgCGTGTATAATAGTGGAGTATGTttctttgtttttaaaaattactactatcaaTTACTACTAATTAGTACTTAATGTcacaattcattttttataatgtcACATATGTAAAGTGACGTACATTGTATGCATACGATACAACCCAAAAATAGTTCATATACTATTAATTTGAAATGGTGTGAAGCATTACTTcattagaattagaatagtgTTTAATATAGTATGAAGCATTTAAAAATAAACGAATACATCTGAACTATTTTGAATAATATGTCaatcattttttaataatacGCAATTTAATTATCTAATATGAAGACCATCTTGATTCATTCACTACATCAATAGCACAAAACTAATAGTTCTATCTGCCAAAAAactaagtagtagtactactgaAGAACAGAtgattaatagtagtataaattaaaatttgttttgcATAATTTTACAACTAGTACTATATTATATGATCATGGTACAGTGGTGACAGGGttaaattaagtaaaaatactagGAGACACAGATTTTTCATTGGTAAGATGAGACATTTGTGACACATATTCTACTCCTAAAAAATATGAGAAATCGGAACGTTAGAGGTGCCAGCTAAGCTTAATTATCATATTTTGCAGATTTGGTGAGAGCCATCGGTTTAGATTGCTCTTGTTGCAACGGACCttagattatatatatatattttttttttgatacaTCCGCCAGTAAGAGTTCCAATTCACGTATATACTATATTAAATGATAAGTTGGTCTCATATGCAACTAACTATTTTAGTTAATATTCTACCCTCTCTGTCTCTCCTATagaatttttttcctttttgatcCGTCCATAAAAGTagatctttctattttaggaaatttatttatctttaatGGGTGGAGtctattttccactaacaaattttgttttatatatttctcttactttatcgaTTTTGCATTAGAGCATGAGTCATTTcaaaagttcctatttttaagggaatggatggagtattataaacTACTCCATATAAATGTAACCTATATTCCAATTacctacttttctttatattttttaaaacctgCACAAAACTCAAATGTGCATCCTATTCGTGGACAGATGGATTTTTAGGGTCAAAACCGAAACTTAATATCTGAAGAAGGGTTAATAATATGATCAAATTGTAAAGGTAATGACATTTCATACACAAGATTTGTTTAACTCTATTGTTAACATAAGTTGCTGTTTGGGATACTAAGTACAGTACTAATCAACATTTGAATTATATCCTATAAGACATGGTTCAGTAACGATTATATTTATTTGACATAATAGAATAAAGAAAGCGATGGGGTGACGTGACACCAAGAGTTAAACATGAGAATTGAGATCTTCTTTAACTTTTTTATGCAAAGAAAAGCTCGAGCCCAAATAAATGgactataaataattatttattccaTCAAAGTAAGATAATcaattaatttgattattttttatcaatTAATACAGGTCAAAGTGAACATACATCTTGTACCTAGGTTGACTATATAAGTATTCTTTAATCATATTAAATACGTACATCGCATTGTGGGTGTGTACTAGTGAAGAAATAAAACAATCATTAAATCATCAGACTTGGCACTAATGTAACCACAATATCCCAAGTTttcttagaccatccacaataggcgcccagcgaccgcccagccgagcgccggcgctgggcggttcgctgggcggtctattgcagccgcccagcgaacgattggagagagaaaccgcgcagcgctgggcggtttcgtgacgctgggcggtccgctcggcgctattgcagcgctcggatcgcccagcgcgattttttttttaaattcgaatttttgaaattcgaattttttaaaaaaaatcaaatataaaaaaatattatttatttataaaaattgttttctatatataaaaatcaatttttataaataaatttatactagaaattcgtaatagcccatatatatttaatgggcttgcgaatttatgaaactcattcttggttgtctctcttttatagagacatccttgaatgttttatgttccactttcgatgtgggagaaactcattcttggttgcctctattttatagagacatccttgaatgttttatgttccactttcgatgtgggacaaactcattcaaggatgtttctcttttatagagagatatccataaatgttttatgttccactttcgatgtgggacaaactcattcaaggatgtttctcttttatagagagatatccttgaatgttttatgttccactttcgatgtgggacaatctcattcaaggatgtttctcttttatagagagatatcattgaatgttttatgttccactttcgatgtgggacaatctcattcaaggatgtttctcttttatagagagaaatccttgaatgttttatgttccactttcgatgtgggacaatctcattcaaggatgtttctcttttatagagatatatccttgaatgttttatgttccactttcgatgtgggacaaactcattcaaggatgtttctcttttatagagagatatccttgaatgttttatgctccactttcgatgtgggacaatctcattcaaggatgtttctcttttatagagagatatccttgaatgttttatgt
Encoded here:
- the LOC121755551 gene encoding glucan endo-1,3-beta-D-glucosidase-like, translating into MISLCFLLLTSLHSALSDSGTVGVNYGRLGDNLPSPSQVVQLLKSQGVTKVKLYDSDSSVLSAFSGSGISLTVGLPNDNLASAAASTSYTDSWVESNILPFHPKTIIEAIAVGNEVFANSATTPTSALLTAMKNVYASLDKHNLSSSIKISSPVALSALNSSYPPSTGAFKPDLIEPVIKPMLQFLNQTNSYIMVNAYPFFAYIDNTDTISLDYALLRNSAAGNPDSGNGLVYKSLFEAQTDAVFAAMSAVGFDDIKIVITETGWPSKGDEKEVGATPENAAAYNGNLVRRVLSGGGTPLRPKDSLNVFLFALFNENQKTGPTSERNYGLYYPNEEKVYDVPLTLDGLNGGQNMTESKAQVPATVVAQTWCVASENVGEEKLQAALDYACGQGGADCRPIQPEAACFNPNTVEAHASYAFNSYYQKNSRLSGSCDFGGAAHVVTQSPKFGSCDFPTGY